In Melitaea cinxia chromosome Z, ilMelCinx1.1, whole genome shotgun sequence, a single window of DNA contains:
- the LOC123668406 gene encoding NADH dehydrogenase [ubiquinone] 1 beta subcomplex subunit 7-like has product MGQFMGTFNTRHLDLKSDDKPTFDAKIGFKCARAKREMIAPNDHLVSARIPLKYRDYCAHYLLDYQVCRYKHMPLLYKCHEQKHAYLNCEKDDYILRMKEFERERRLREREIRIKNNSSKC; this is encoded by the coding sequence aTGGGACAGTTTATGGGAACATTTAATACGCGGCATTTAGACTTAAAAAGTGATGATAAGCCGACATTTGATGCTAAAATTGGTTTTAAATGTGCAAGAGCGAAGCGCGAAATGATAGCACCTAACGATCACCTAGTATCAGCGCGAATACCATTAAAATATAGAGATTACTGCGCACATTACCTTTTGGATTACCAAGTGTGCAGATATAAGCACATGCCGCTCTTGTATAAATGTCATGAACAAAAGCACGCATACTTGAACTGTGAAAAAGATGATTACATCCTAAGAATGAAAGAATTTGAACGAGAAAGGAGACTAAGAGAAAGagaaataagaattaaaaataattctagtAAATGCTGA